From the Rissa tridactyla isolate bRisTri1 chromosome 20, bRisTri1.patW.cur.20221130, whole genome shotgun sequence genome, one window contains:
- the SFRP1 gene encoding secreted frizzled-related protein 1, with translation MGGVRGPRGASLRALVSLAVGLLACGGASEYDYVSYQSDLGPYPGGRFYAKPHQCVAIPADLRLCHSVGYDKMVLPNLLDHETMAEVKHQASSWVPLLNKNCHMGTQVFLCSLFAPVCLDRPVYPCRWLCEAVRDSCEPVMQFFGFFWPEMLKCDQFPQDDVCIAMTAPNATEVSRPKGTTVCPPCDNEMKSEAIVEHLCASEFALKMTIKEVKKENGDKMIVPRKRKALKLGPIRKKNLKKLVLFLKNGADCPCHQLDNLGHYFLIMGRQVKTQYLLTAIYKWDKKNKEFKKFMKKMKSPDCPTFPSVFK, from the exons ATGGGCGGCGTGCGGGGGCCCCGCGGGGCCAGCCTGCGGGCGCTGGTGTCGCTGGCCGTCGGGCTGCTGGCCTGCGGCGGGGCCAGCGAGTACGACTACGTGAGCTACCAGTCCGACCTGGGCCCCTACCCCGGCGGGCGCTTCTACGCCAAGCCCCACCAGTGCGTGGCCATCCCCGCCGACCTGCGGCTCTGCCACAGTGTGGGCTACGACAAGATGGTGCTGCCCAACCTGCTGGACCACGAGACCATGGCGGAGGTGAAGcaccaggccagcagctgggtgCCGCTGCTCAACAAGAACTGCCACATGGGCACCCAGgtcttcctctgctccctctttgCCCCCGTCTGCCTGGACCGGCCGGTCTACCCGTGCCGCTGGCTCTGTGAGGCTGTGCGTGACTCCTGTGAGCCCGTCATGCAGTTCTTTGGCTTCTTCTGGCCTGAGATGCTCAAGTGTGACCAGTTTCCCCAGGACGACGTCTGCATTGCCATGACGGCTCCCAACGCCACCGAGGTCTCCAGGCCCAAAG GAACGACCGTGTGTCCCCCTTGCGACAACGAGATGAAGTCGGAGGCCATCGTGGAGCACCTGTGCGCCAGCGAGTTTG CTCTTAAGATGACCATAAAGGAGGTGAAGAAGGAGAACGGGGACAAGATGATCGTCCCGCGGAAGAGGAAGGCGCTGAAGCTGGGGCCCATCCGGAAGAAGAACCTGAAGAAGCTGGTGCTGTTCCTGAAGAACGGGGCCGACTGCCCCTGCCATCAGCTGGACAACCTCGGCCACTACTTCCTCATCATGGGCCGCCAGGTGAAGACCCAGTACCTGCTGACGGCCATCTACAAGTGGGACAAGAAGAACAAAGAGTTCAAGAAGTTCATGAAGAAGATGAAGTCTCCCGACTGCCCGACGTTTCCGTCCGTTTTCAAGTGA